Within Wyeomyia smithii strain HCP4-BCI-WySm-NY-G18 chromosome 2, ASM2978416v1, whole genome shotgun sequence, the genomic segment aaacgtaaacaaaacgacgcGTGTCTCACCGTGGTCGAGGCTAAAACTGATcatcccgcgatggctgccgaCCACTACATACCCGCCGAGACTGGATTCAGCACTAATTTTTCGCAGCTAGAGGAAAATAccggcctatctaaccctaacAATTTATCTACAAACatgacataaaaattatcgaacctatctaacgcgacaatatcgttcacaaacgaaaaaacgaacgaatttaaacgaaaataaacaaacttatgtgaacgatattcagcgcaagtggtgacagttgtcatgttgggtacacgctgctgcgggggTGTTCAAGTGCGGGTAATTTTCACATATACACTCTCTCGCAGCGGTACCCAAAATGAGGGTTACTTTTACGCGTACACGCTCGAGTGGCGTTACACAAAATTAGGTAAATTTTCCACTAGATGCTAAAATTGAAACCGTACAGGTTACAAGTGTTGAACAGATCTGCCAACTATTTTCGCGGAAATTCTCTAGCGTGTTTATAGACGAAAGGTTAACGACGGACGAAATTACTTCTGCGACGGCACGTGTTCCTTTTCTCGGTCGTGCATTGACTAACATTTCCATCGACGTTAGCACGGTTACATTAGCCGCCTCGAAGCTCAGGTCTTCCATATCCGCTGGGCCAGATGGCATACCGTCCTTTTTCCTGAGAAACTGTATCAGTAGTCTGGCTGCTCCAATGAGTAATCTCTTCACCAAATCCATCAGTTCGGGTGTTTTCCCCTCGATCTGGAAATCGGCatacatgtttccagtacatAAGAAAGGGAACAGAAGAAACGTTCATAACTATCGAGGAATCTCAGCGCTTTGCTCTATCCCGAAGCTTTTTGAGCTCAGCGTGTTCGAACCCACTTTCTCGTTCTTCAAGCAGTACATCGCAGACGAACAACACGGTTTCATGCCCAAGCGATCCACAGCCACGAACCTCCTGACGCTTACATCTTACGTAATGAACAGCTTTGACGACCAGTCTCAGACGGACATTATCTACACGGACCTTTCCGCCGCCTTTGACAAACTGAATCACGAGATCGCCGTTGCGAAGCTTGAAAAGCTCGGCATTGGAGGCCCCCTATTACTATGGTTTAAATCCTACTTGACAGATCGGCGTTCAGCAGTGAACATCGACGGAGTTTCCTCGAATTCGTTTTTCGCTCACTCCGGCATTCCTCAAGGTAGCCACCTCGGgccactgattttttttatttatctgaccgATGTCAACTTCCGGCTTCAGGGCCCTCGACTGTCCTTCGCTGACGAACTGAAGCTATTTGCAAAAGTGAAGGTCCCATCAGATGCCGCCGCACTCCAGGAGCAGTTATCGATTTTCGCGAAATGGTGTGTCGACAATCGCATGCAATTGAACGTCGACAAATGCGAGATAATAACGTTCTCAAGGAAGCTTAGCCCAGTGACTTTCAATTATAAGCTATCAAATACGCCTCTACGACGCACAACCTGTGTTAATGACTTGGGAGTACTGCTCGACTCCAAACTCACATTTAAACAACATATGACCTTCACCGTCGACAAGGTCAGCAGGAACCTGGGATTCATAATGCGCATTGCAAAAAATTTCAGCGACATTTATTGTCTAAAGTCTTTATATTGCGCTTTGGTACGATCTAGCTTAGAATACTGCGCTTCAGTGTGGAGTCCCTACTACCTGAACGGAGTAAGCAGAATCGAGGCAGTACAACGACGGTTCATTCGCTTTGCTCTCCGTAGACTACCGTGGACTGACCCCTTTCAACTACCAAGCTACGAACAGCGTTGCAGGCTTATCGATTTGGACACCCTGCAAATTCGTCGGGATGTGATCAGGGCTATATTCATCTCGGACGTATTGACTTCACGGATAGATTGCCCGGCGATTCTCGAACAACTTAACATCTCTGTCAGACCACGTATGTTGCGAAATAGCCTGTTTCTTCAAGTGCAAAGTAGACGAACAAACTACAGTAGCTTCGGCACGATAACCGGTCTACAGCGCCATTTTAACCGTTACGCATCATGTTTCGACTTTGACGCCAGCCGCGAGGTACTGAAGAATCGATTCTTAACATTAGCACGTAGCACTTAGCTTACGAAAATCAGTTGGGCCACAAGGCCtgttgatatattttttacaaataaacaaataaacaggataaatcatctcacctgTTCATGATGaaatcaaatgacaatcacgtacaatctacatgaaaatgacagtggaaaatattcacatagcTTTTCCCGTAATTATAACGTGGAAAACATTTTGAGTGTACGGAGTACTAtagggcaacgtgtaccagaaaaagtaggaggttgtatccaagacacgaccgcataaatgacgtagaactacgtacactataaacaaatgcattgaatgtttcattaccctagtaacacaactggttttatcaaagttttatagcgctataAAGCTTtgataaaaccgatatttttacttgggtaatgagttacaatgtctactaatgaagggttgtgaatttcgtgaaccggattcagcagttagcagagcGTGCCGAGTTAAGGtggtagtgtgtagaagccaccacgtggtcgacaACGAATTTTCAGCTTAACTAGACTCGGGAATAGGTAATGCGTTATCTATGAAAACACTATTATATGTTTTTatcaccataacaaacatgatgatatGTTTTTACAAGTGAtgcattaactattaccgagtggtAAGCATTTGAATTCGAAGTTGACCACGTGGTGTCTTAAAGTCGGCCATTTATGGCATCGACGCACTTCCACCTTAAAAACCATACTcagcacacacacaaatcataccatatcatagacacacacacatcataccatatcatacagacacatacacatcataccatatcatacagacacacacacatcattccatatcatacagacacacgcacacacacatcataccatatcatcataccatacacacatcataccatatcatacacacacagcaagcaagccaccaatcagaggacgtcatttttattttgttatttctgTTGAATTAAGCGGTGATGATCCCAACGAAACATATCAATAAGCAATAGTTAGTAgaatcaaacaacatttttctgcatttgggcagatgcgtgtatgattttccaatcgattgctgcaagaatgaagaaaatcggttgaaaaccaaccgacctataagcattcgaaaagggacaaatttcgtcccagtttttcagtttgcatccctgtgtggtatgctaaagtaaaacgtagttctacgtcaaaaaacgccagtgttacgtatgtcttatgtatgtggtatgcatgtgattttcacgtagatgttatgtttgtctcataaatcatgcaaaatgacagaaaatgaagaagtacaggaaatttcacgtaacaataatgtgaaaaatattttgagtgttggACCCAAAAGTCAGATATAGTAGTCAACTGTGAACTTATTGCAAATGTCACGATTGTTGATGATGGTATTGGTTATGTTTACACTTAAGTGCGCAAGAGTGAAGTGGCCAAAAACCATGTTTTCCCGTTTGTTTTCCCATTTTCCAGCAGCCAACATAGGATAGAGTATATTCTGAATTTTCCCTGATGACGATCGGACTGTGCTAGGGTTAGAGTAAGTATTAAACATCCTTTTTCGTCAGTATTTGTGAGAGATGCTCAGTGTAGTTATGCCTACGTGAAAAAGGATGCGagaaaattgttacacatttttagCTTTCTgtaaaaaacagtgaaaaataatataaactTCATACATTATTGAGTTCAACGAAAATCTGTCGTGAATACAGTTTATAAATCACTTTTTGTGTTTAACTCAAATTATTCAGGCTAGACGTAATCAATTTTTTCAGCTTTTCATAGTTGGAGATAAATCATGCAACATATATCCTTTTTGCTGCCAAGAAACCATCGCGGTATGAATTAGGAGCGAAGCAGAGTACAAAATTTTCTTTCGGAAAATTGCTTTGCATGCGTAGTATATGCATGGTGAAAGCAGTATTTGGAATACATCTACCGATAAATTATGATGGAAGATCCATTTTTCGTAGTGAAAGAGTGAGTTTTATTGTATTGTCAATAAAAACATTATTATTAAAGTAACATACAGGTGAGGGTACAATTTTCGCTGCAGTCAGTTTTTGTTTTATGAATAAGAGTTAGTTACGGTAAATTTACAGTTTCATGTACGGTATTACTGCCAATATCAGACAAAATGACACAACATGCTGTTTACTTAAAATTTTTAGAACAAATGTTGGTTATTCATACAAGGTGCAATTTTTATATGTTGGAAAAGGATACGGGTTTTAAGAGGTTcataaccttttttttattttggggaATATGTGATAATGGGATAATCGATAATTCAAGCTGCTTTATTATCAAAAGATAAGATAAAAAAATGACGTATATGTTTTGAGCAATTGCGTTTTCATATTGTAATTAGTCATCCCTCTGAACATCATTTTATTCTCTTTTAGCTTTATATTTAAatagcaacaaaaaaaatacgCGTTTTTCGCGAACATGATTGTGGTTACTTTTCAAAAGTGGTTCtcataatttgtagttgaacGAGTAGGTTCAACAACCAAGAGTCGCCCCTGCTGTGTTCGCTTCGATTTCTGACAATTTGGTGATAAAGCCTAAATGATTTCATCCACATTTAATTTTAGTTAAACGTTTTTTTAAGGAATTGAAAGTGTCAGTAAGtgtataaaacaaaaatttctgcaccTTAAAAGTTATGGATGAAAATTATTGCTGTGTCAATGCAATTCTCTATTGTTTTTATGTATACCTCTTTTAAGGTTTTCCATAGCAAAACATGTTGTGCATGGATATGTGATTACAGGAAGGAAAGAACTCTCGATTTTGCAGCGGTCAAACCGATGATGTTAagcagtattttttcaaaatcgcATTATCATTAaccttttttttcctctgtgtggactcatcactgcgacattttgatctattgtgatattgcccaggtgttttctgtactccgcacttcacagtaatggcagtatcactattgaagtgtgTGAGaatttaccctttcgtttcaagcttactgctttactatacctctttctatcctaccaatatcgccaaattacaaatTCCCTGGACTGAGGCTACACTttacgttcctctctggccaggttaattctaagagggacttatgatgtcaagaggaaggagtcttatcaaaATTGCGTTCCCCGTGCcgatatcgccaattacaattccttgTAGATGATATTtattcctgagatcagttttattattaggacttattttgtcaagaggaaggaagTGCCTGAGTTCGACtgctactggtaactttgtttacctccgGGAGATGCAGTTTGGTTCTCAATTATAGCAAATCTTTTCAATTGTGATCAAAATGCCCTTTAAATATTGTGCGTGAGGTACCAGTACACTAACAACAGTTTtaaattgagcagcatttccacTACGCGCACGATTGCTCCATCAGAAAAAAGTACAAAGTacaaaacgtaaacaaagttaccactaactgttagaaaagtgaggttgaagagattcggtgagatagTCTATTTCCTGAAGAGAAcaattatacgttactcagaccagtttaattataagagggacttttttgttaggatgaaaatTCAGGGGGTACTTTAGAATTCAGCTTGGCGGATGTAGtgggagagcctgagaataatgttaaagtcctttgacaaccaccaaatggcctgattctactaagattcgagcccacgaccactcgcttatcaaagcggactctgtagccttgcggctacgaagctttcATTCACCATTCACCATACTTCGATGCGCTGTCGTCAACTCGTTAAAagcaaacatttaatttttttcagcgAAGTATTCAAGGCATTGAATAAGACACGTGGATTATACCTTAGGTGGCGCGAACTTAATGATGCTCAATCTGATGATACCATCGCAGAAGCTGATTGGACCACCACTGAACTAAAAAATTCACTGAGGAGTATTGAATGGGATCTCGAAGACCTAGAAGATACGATAAATATCCTTttctaaaaaagaaaaaaatagatttaatgAAGGTCGAGATTTGAGAGTCGTTGGAATTTTTaggattttttgttttgtctgtATGAAGCGAAGATTGTACCGCATGAGTTGATTCATTTACTTAATTGAAGCTACAttctaaatatatttttctattcGTATTAGTTTCCAAAATTACCAATGAATCCTCCATCCCATTTTTTGCGATTTCCTTAACCACACATCATTACGCATTGTAGAGAAAAATCCTAACAAATTCAAAATCGACAACAAGGAGCTTTCTAGCAGACGACATTTCATCGATGCCACTCGCAATGAGGTGAAATCGATGAAAGATCGCATGAGTATCAATCGTAACCGTGACCGAGACATAACTGCGCGACAGCCGCTACTGGACAATTGCGATAACGGGTCACCACAGAACCAGACTAACAAAAATTTCATCAATAATAATTGCATAATTGGCAACGATAGTAACGGGGCGCATATTAGTGGTGGGATTAGCTGTCATTTAAACAACAACAATCTTAACCTAACTGGTACAGGGAAGCACTTAATTAGTTCTGCTGGAGCAGCAATGGCGGCATCACGACATAGTGGAACTAAGTATTCCAAATTAGAAAACAACTTAGATGACAGCCCGTCACACTATGCATCATCTTCGTCTGCAGTATTAGACAGCGGATCGAATAGGTTTATCGAAGATACGTTTGCCACTCAGCAAAGGATATTAGCCACACAGGATGAACAGCTAGATGTGATCAGTGATTCGATTGGTACGCTGAAAACGGTCTCACGACAAATCGGAATCGAATTAGATGAACAGGCAGTGTAAGTCAATTCATATCAAATGAGCAAAATACCTATATACATGATTCATTCGCTTTTTTTCAGGATGCTGGATGAATTCGGGAACGAACTTGAACAAACCGAATCGAAGTTAGATTCCACAATGAAGAAAGTGGCCAAAGTACTACATATGACAAATGGTacgattattttatttttgtttgttcctACAACAATCATTGCTCACCAGTTATCAACATAGTTAATGGGAAATATTTTTACGACTGTTTCTTTACAGACCGCCGCCAATGGATGGCAATTGTAGTTCTTTCAATCACACTGGTAGTTGTAATAATATTTTACATCATACTTTAGATTGGAAAAGCCtcgaaacaaaagcaaaaagatTACAAAGATGTCATAAAAAGATGCAGCTAAAAACATTTTACACCGCACATAAATAGGCATCATTAATGGCTATACTGCTCTTTGAAGTGTATAATTTTATGTCGTAATATTGTGTAGAAAATGTATCTAGGATTTGCGCAAAGGGCTGTGAAACTAACAAATGTGTACGGTCATCCGTCTCTGCAGTCGTAAATTGTGTTTTTCGAAATTAAAGAATACCCCCTTGCGTTATGTAAATGAATTTTGCAAGTATTGTAAATTGTAGCTGCTAGTTGACAAATTTCTAGTCAGTAAATCAACTGAAAAATAAAGTCGATTGTAAATATAATTACAAAGTATGCAAGTTTGTTATAGGTCGTACACATAGCATAGGGATTCAAATATGACGCTcataataaaaatctattttgaTTATCTGCGATTAAAGTAGGATGTAACTTCATGTAAGCAGTAATCGAATTGAATATGTTAAATTATGTTTCCATTGAAAAGAGCCGATTAGAAAATTAGTGTGGGTTTTAAAAAGGTGTGCACTTTTTTACTAAGTGTTCAATATATCATTCCAAATATTACCCCATTAATCTCAGTTAGTCTATCTTTATAAGAACAGGAAAAAATAGATTATACTTTCACCATTTGTATTTAATTAAAGAatagcaaacgaataaaaaattaaaataacctca encodes:
- the LOC129725047 gene encoding syntaxin-10, which translates into the protein MMEDPFFVVKDEVFKALNKTRGLYLRWRELNDAQSDDTIAEADWTTTELKNSLRSIEWDLEDLEDTISIVEKNPNKFKIDNKELSSRRHFIDATRNEVKSMKDRMSINRNRDRDITARQPLLDNCDNGSPQNQTNKNFINNNCIIGNDSNGAHISGGISCHLNNNNLNLTGTGKHLISSAGAAMAASRHSGTKYSKLENNLDDSPSHYASSSSAVLDSGSNRFIEDTFATQQRILATQDEQLDVISDSIGTLKTVSRQIGIELDEQAVMLDEFGNELEQTESKLDSTMKKVAKVLHMTNDRRQWMAIVVLSITLVVVIIFYIIL